The Enterobacter asburiae genome window below encodes:
- a CDS encoding GntR family transcriptional regulator encodes MAAKYITIAREIKKRIISQQYAANEPLPDQFALAAEFSSSRMTIQQAMRQLIVEGLVYTRQGQGTFIRKNFLQLSQWDLSGSDYFGATKTWEHLGTVTSRVVHFELRFPNDKEQASLMINADAPIYDFIRLRLLNGEPMSLDSTVMPMNLVPGLTKNHLEGSVFQYVQETLALKIMGSYRVVRALKPNALDREHLVCEQTDPVLEVEQVIYLEDGTPLEYAHCHYRYDHGGIVIVNNG; translated from the coding sequence ATGGCGGCGAAGTACATCACCATAGCGCGGGAAATTAAGAAACGCATTATTAGCCAGCAGTACGCCGCCAACGAACCCCTGCCGGACCAGTTTGCGCTGGCGGCGGAGTTCAGCTCCAGCCGGATGACCATTCAGCAGGCGATGCGCCAGCTGATCGTCGAAGGTCTGGTCTATACCCGTCAGGGGCAGGGCACGTTCATCCGCAAAAACTTTCTTCAGCTCTCGCAGTGGGATCTCTCCGGCAGCGACTACTTTGGTGCGACCAAAACCTGGGAACATCTGGGAACGGTGACCAGCCGGGTGGTGCATTTCGAGCTGCGCTTCCCGAACGACAAAGAGCAGGCGTCGCTGATGATTAACGCCGATGCGCCGATCTATGACTTCATTCGACTCCGTTTGCTGAACGGCGAACCGATGTCGCTGGATTCCACGGTGATGCCGATGAATCTGGTGCCGGGCCTGACGAAAAACCATCTTGAAGGTTCAGTGTTCCAGTACGTGCAGGAGACGCTGGCGTTGAAAATTATGGGGTCGTATCGGGTGGTGCGGGCGCTTAAACCCAACGCGCTGGACAGGGAGCATCTGGTCTGCGAGCAGACCGATCCCGTACTGGAAGTGGAGCAGGTGATTTATCTGGAGGATGGCACGCCGCTGGAGTATGCGCACTGCCACTATCGGTACGACCACGGCGGGATCGTGATCGTGAATAACGGATAA
- a CDS encoding fimbrial protein, whose amino-acid sequence MKFVLFLPALLAGMLTVNASRAAENVHFSGALVAEPCTLPDADTDIHVDFGTVVVKYLYQYQRTKGQSFTLHLEDCDPSLMNTVGVTFEGQADNELKDMLALDPASSAKGVAIGFSMPDGSSLAVNKISPVKQLSQGKNNLDFYAYVQARPTAITAKTLAVGDFSAISTFVLTYQ is encoded by the coding sequence ATGAAATTTGTACTATTCCTTCCGGCTTTGCTGGCCGGCATGCTGACGGTGAATGCGTCGCGGGCTGCGGAAAACGTCCACTTCTCGGGAGCCTTAGTAGCTGAGCCCTGTACGCTGCCTGATGCCGACACGGATATTCATGTCGATTTCGGTACGGTTGTTGTTAAGTATCTTTATCAGTATCAGCGTACTAAGGGCCAGTCGTTTACCCTCCATCTGGAAGACTGCGATCCTTCGCTCATGAATACAGTGGGCGTCACGTTTGAAGGGCAAGCGGACAACGAACTCAAGGATATGCTGGCACTTGACCCAGCGAGCAGTGCAAAAGGCGTGGCGATTGGGTTTTCGATGCCGGATGGTTCTTCTCTGGCCGTGAATAAAATCAGTCCTGTCAAGCAGCTGAGTCAGGGCAAAAACAACCTTGATTTCTACGCTTACGTTCAGGCTCGACCTACTGCGATTACGGCAAAAACGCTCGCTGTTGGTGACTTCAGTGCTATCAGTACTTTTGTATTAACGTATCAATAA
- a CDS encoding fimbrial protein — MAFHGTLVAPPCSINNGQTIEVLFGTNLGVNKIDGINYKQPVNYSVDCDAGYSVNNLAIVIDTATPAAFDGSAVVTNKTGLGIHILVDGVAATFAKRVAVADPASPPKIEAVPVQDSAVTLTEGAFEATMTLRADYL; from the coding sequence ATGGCGTTTCACGGCACGCTGGTGGCACCCCCGTGTAGCATCAATAACGGTCAAACCATTGAGGTGCTTTTTGGCACAAATCTTGGGGTGAATAAAATCGATGGAATCAACTATAAGCAACCTGTGAATTACAGCGTGGACTGCGATGCGGGGTACAGCGTTAACAATCTGGCGATTGTAATCGATACCGCCACGCCCGCAGCCTTTGATGGCTCTGCGGTAGTGACGAACAAAACCGGCCTGGGCATTCACATTCTCGTGGACGGTGTGGCGGCCACCTTCGCTAAGCGTGTTGCTGTAGCAGACCCGGCGTCGCCGCCGAAGATAGAGGCGGTTCCGGTGCAGGACTCGGCGGTTACGCTCACCGAAGGGGCGTTTGAAGCCACAATGACGCTGCGTGCGGATTACCTCTGA
- a CDS encoding helix-turn-helix transcriptional regulator, producing MIKILINIPDVFFAYGLKERLRIFFHNAGMDVLFEFGEGGALNFSPDLSIHHFARGEIFTCPGVINCNHAHITIGIIEQEFVVNDLPNCLKNIIPVDYNLSLQGLDNILKRIVLPKLQANFTNMYFSKVGCYNCRHVKLTVQQTNILKYVTAGISMREISKLMDVNIKTLYSHKYIIYRKYGLKSLTDIISLMRKIKVL from the coding sequence ATGATTAAAATACTCATCAATATTCCTGATGTTTTTTTTGCCTATGGACTAAAAGAAAGATTAAGGATTTTTTTTCACAATGCCGGAATGGACGTTTTATTTGAATTTGGTGAGGGAGGGGCGTTAAATTTTTCACCTGATCTGAGCATTCATCACTTTGCACGTGGAGAAATATTTACTTGCCCAGGTGTAATAAATTGCAATCATGCCCATATTACTATCGGTATAATTGAACAAGAGTTTGTTGTGAACGACTTGCCGAATTGTCTAAAAAATATTATCCCTGTTGATTATAATTTAAGCTTGCAGGGGCTGGATAATATATTAAAGCGTATTGTTTTACCGAAACTACAAGCGAACTTCACAAATATGTATTTTTCTAAAGTTGGGTGTTATAACTGTAGGCACGTTAAGCTTACTGTTCAGCAAACTAACATATTAAAATACGTCACAGCAGGGATATCAATGAGGGAAATTTCAAAGCTTATGGATGTTAATATAAAGACTTTATATTCTCATAAGTATATTATTTATAGGAAGTATGGTTTGAAAAGCCTAACTGATATTATAAGTTTAATGCGAAAAATAAAAGTTCTCTGA
- a CDS encoding PTS sugar transporter subunit IIC, translated as MSETKITPHMQSFVDKFVEFSARLANQVHLRSLRDAFATVMPIFILAGLAVLVNNVVFPWIFHGDTLAQFKVWGEAIINGTLNIAALLLAPMIAWSLARNKDFDNPVSAVVIAVSSFIIMMPMRLQITPVGSDAAVNVTQVLTFANIGSTGIFAGVLIGLLSTELFIAISRLKALNISLGENVPPAVSKSFTALIPTILTLSLFAVLAAVLANVLHTDLIHLITTFIQQPLRLINTSLPGTIFIYSFGNFLFTLGIHQSVVNSVVLEPFLLINTNENMLAFANGQPIPHIINNIFVPTFGMVGGTGSTISLLIAIFIFSRQKSAKQVARLSLAPGLFNINEPVIFGLPIVFNLPLMIPFVLLPAIGIYFAWLCTTLGLMSRCVVMIPWTTPPILSAWLATAGDWRAVVVQLAIIVFGVFFYLPFLKIAERVALKNSGIEN; from the coding sequence ATGTCTGAAACAAAAATAACACCGCACATGCAGTCTTTTGTCGATAAATTTGTTGAGTTCTCGGCGCGCCTGGCTAATCAGGTGCACCTTCGCTCCCTGCGCGACGCCTTCGCCACGGTGATGCCCATTTTCATCCTCGCCGGTCTGGCGGTACTGGTGAACAACGTGGTTTTTCCGTGGATTTTTCACGGCGACACGCTCGCGCAGTTTAAGGTGTGGGGCGAGGCGATTATCAACGGCACGCTGAACATTGCCGCGCTGCTGCTGGCGCCGATGATTGCCTGGTCGCTGGCGCGCAACAAAGATTTCGACAATCCGGTCTCGGCAGTGGTGATCGCCGTCAGCAGCTTCATCATCATGATGCCGATGCGCCTGCAGATTACGCCCGTCGGCAGCGATGCCGCGGTGAACGTCACCCAGGTGCTGACGTTCGCCAATATCGGCTCAACCGGGATTTTCGCCGGGGTGCTGATCGGGCTGCTCTCAACGGAACTGTTTATCGCCATTTCGCGCCTGAAGGCGCTGAACATTTCCCTAGGGGAAAACGTGCCTCCGGCGGTGAGCAAATCCTTTACCGCGCTGATCCCGACCATCCTCACGCTCTCCCTGTTCGCCGTGCTGGCGGCCGTGCTGGCAAACGTGCTGCACACGGACCTGATCCATCTCATTACCACCTTTATCCAGCAGCCGCTGCGGCTGATCAACACCAGCCTGCCGGGAACGATTTTCATCTACAGCTTCGGTAACTTCCTGTTCACGCTGGGTATTCATCAGTCTGTCGTTAACAGCGTGGTGCTGGAGCCTTTCCTGCTGATCAACACCAACGAGAACATGCTGGCCTTCGCCAACGGCCAGCCCATCCCGCATATCATCAACAACATCTTCGTGCCGACGTTTGGCATGGTGGGCGGCACGGGCAGCACGATCTCGCTGCTGATTGCCATCTTTATCTTCTCCAGACAAAAATCGGCGAAGCAGGTGGCGCGTCTGTCGCTGGCGCCCGGTTTATTCAACATCAACGAGCCGGTGATTTTCGGCCTGCCGATCGTGTTTAACCTGCCGCTGATGATCCCGTTTGTGCTGCTGCCCGCCATCGGCATTTACTTCGCCTGGCTCTGTACCACGCTGGGGTTAATGTCGCGCTGCGTGGTGATGATCCCGTGGACCACGCCGCCAATTCTCAGCGCCTGGCTGGCGACGGCGGGGGACTGGCGGGCGGTGGTGGTGCAGTTGGCAATCATCGTATTTGGTGTATTCTTCTACCTGCCTTTCCTCAAGATTGCCGAGAGAGTGGCGTTGAAAAACAGCGGGATAGAAAACTAA
- a CDS encoding glycoside hydrolase family 1 protein, whose product MNNSLPANFLWGNSVSSMQTEGAWNEGGKGMSVYDIREAGENISDWKVATDSYHRYREDFDLMQDLGMNCYRFQISWSRVCPQGDGAFNDEGIAFYDRFIDDLIARGIEPMVCLYHFDMPLALAQEYNGFNDRRVMDAFIRYGKKMIDCYGDRVKYWLTFNEQNIFHMPEAFRISGYMHGEKTLRELYELQHHTMVAHMALTEYLHQTRPGQLMGGMLAHQLIYPATCKPRDIFCAQQYDEFLNQNLLRVFAGQGYSPAVMAVVEQEGFGDIYRAEDLALLARTRNDYMAFSYYASKTLDSDAIPEGTPVNYYLLHGEKNNPYLKATEWNWQIDPLGFRTIITRYANDWRMPVFPIENGIGVIESWDGVNPIEDTYRIDYHRAHINAMKEAMFEDGAEVIGYLGWGLIDILSSQGDMRKRYGVVYVNRENHDLKDLKRVPKKSYAWLKQVIHTNGREM is encoded by the coding sequence ATGAACAATTCGCTGCCGGCCAATTTTTTATGGGGCAACTCCGTGTCCAGCATGCAGACGGAAGGGGCCTGGAACGAGGGCGGGAAAGGGATGTCGGTGTACGACATTCGCGAAGCCGGGGAGAACATCTCCGACTGGAAAGTCGCGACCGACTCCTACCACCGCTACCGGGAAGATTTCGACCTGATGCAGGATCTGGGCATGAACTGCTACCGCTTTCAGATCTCATGGAGCCGCGTCTGCCCGCAGGGCGACGGCGCGTTCAACGACGAGGGCATCGCGTTTTACGACCGCTTTATTGACGATCTCATCGCCCGCGGCATCGAGCCGATGGTCTGCCTGTACCATTTCGATATGCCGCTGGCGCTGGCGCAGGAGTACAACGGCTTCAACGACCGCCGCGTGATGGACGCCTTTATCCGCTACGGCAAAAAGATGATCGACTGCTATGGCGACCGCGTGAAGTACTGGCTGACCTTCAACGAGCAGAACATCTTCCATATGCCGGAAGCGTTCCGTATTTCCGGCTATATGCACGGCGAGAAAACCCTGCGCGAGCTGTACGAGTTGCAGCACCATACGATGGTGGCGCACATGGCGCTGACCGAGTATCTGCACCAGACCAGACCGGGCCAGCTGATGGGCGGCATGCTGGCGCACCAGCTGATCTACCCGGCCACCTGCAAACCGCGCGATATCTTCTGCGCCCAGCAGTACGACGAATTCCTCAACCAGAACCTGCTGCGCGTCTTCGCAGGGCAGGGCTACAGCCCTGCTGTGATGGCGGTGGTGGAGCAGGAGGGCTTTGGCGATATCTACCGCGCCGAGGATTTAGCGCTGCTGGCGCGCACCAGAAACGACTATATGGCCTTCAGCTACTACGCCAGCAAAACGCTGGACAGCGATGCGATCCCGGAAGGCACGCCGGTGAACTATTACCTGCTGCACGGCGAGAAAAACAACCCCTACCTGAAGGCCACCGAGTGGAACTGGCAGATCGATCCGCTGGGCTTTCGCACCATCATCACCCGCTACGCCAACGACTGGCGGATGCCGGTCTTCCCAATCGAAAACGGCATCGGGGTGATTGAGTCCTGGGACGGCGTGAACCCTATTGAGGACACCTACCGCATCGACTACCACCGGGCGCATATCAATGCCATGAAGGAGGCGATGTTCGAGGACGGGGCAGAGGTAATCGGCTACCTCGGCTGGGGGTTAATCGACATTCTCAGCTCCCAGGGCGACATGCGTAAGCGCTACGGCGTGGTCTATGTCAACCGGGAAAACCACGACCTGAAAGACCTGAAGCGCGTGCCGAAGAAGAGCTACGCGTGGTTAAAACAGGTTATCCATACCAACGGACGCGAGATGTAA
- a CDS encoding PapG chaperone-binding domain-containing protein — protein sequence MKRFFVFLVLFFSISAQAGLWPIITSIRNESVGGGTYHYYITQKPLEIGPSVDVVMDKQYIELTHRHNPTTNDNTGTWEVEEPTNASQTISEIAMHLYNTSGKNVAYVTHTGNSPSPQECVAYIVTPYLGTIWSSVFVPGGCLLIPPAQEWCKITSPEIVLEHGTITLKQAEGDVATTSMGVQCSVPASVTFNLITKDKYVYLDEGKSELTVADKPLNTKIDLPEGDSLVPVKDLLTGVTKEGFHTGSSVIVMMPY from the coding sequence ATGAAACGTTTTTTTGTTTTTCTAGTCTTGTTTTTTTCAATATCGGCGCAAGCAGGGCTTTGGCCAATTATTACCAGCATTCGAAATGAAAGTGTTGGAGGTGGTACGTATCATTACTATATTACTCAAAAGCCTCTGGAAATAGGGCCTTCTGTGGATGTGGTAATGGATAAGCAATATATAGAATTAACTCATCGACATAACCCGACAACAAATGATAATACCGGTACATGGGAAGTAGAGGAACCAACTAACGCATCTCAGACGATTAGTGAAATTGCTATGCACTTATATAATACCTCTGGGAAAAATGTAGCTTATGTTACTCATACCGGCAATTCTCCATCACCACAAGAATGTGTTGCATATATCGTGACGCCATATTTAGGTACAATATGGAGCTCCGTTTTTGTGCCGGGCGGTTGTTTGCTTATTCCACCAGCCCAGGAATGGTGCAAAATTACCTCTCCAGAAATAGTCCTTGAGCATGGGACGATAACGTTAAAGCAGGCTGAGGGCGATGTGGCCACCACGTCGATGGGTGTACAGTGCTCTGTACCGGCTTCGGTTACGTTCAACCTGATTACGAAAGATAAATATGTGTATCTTGATGAGGGGAAATCCGAATTAACCGTTGCTGATAAACCGCTGAACACAAAAATCGATCTGCCAGAGGGCGATTCGCTGGTGCCCGTTAAAGATCTTCTGACAGGCGTGACCAAAGAGGGTTTCCATACGGGGTCCAGCGTTATTGTGATGATGCCTTACTAA